GGCACCGGCCCCCGTTCCGCTTCCGGTGGGGCTGCCTGCTCTCGGTCGTTTTCCTGCTCTCCAGCGCCGGATGCGGTTCGGCGCTGTTGATCGCCCTGTTCCGCTCCGTGTTCCCGGAGGAGCTTCCGCGCGGCGTTCTCTTGGTTCCGCTGGTCGGGTTCGTGCTGTTCGCCATCATCCTGGGCGGCATCCTCAGCCAGATAGTGTCCCCGCTGGATGAAGTGATGGACGCCGCCGACCGCGTGGCCGCCGGGGATTACACCACCCGCCTTGAGGAGCACGGCCCGCCGCAGATGCGGACCTTCACCCGCTCCTTCAACATGATGACCGGCCGCTTGCGGGCGTACGACGAACAGCGCAAGCGCCTGCTGGCCGACATCTCGCACGAACTGCGGACCCCGCTGACGGTCCTGCAGGGCAACCTCGAGGGGATGCTTGACAACGTCTACCCGCGGGACGAGGAACATCTTGCCCTGCTGCTCGAGGAAACCCGGATCCTTGCGCGTCTGATCGAAGACCTGCGTACCTTCTCTCTCGCCGAGACGGGAAAACTCGTCCTGCGGAAGGAACCCTGCGATCCGGCGCGCCTGGTTTCGGACTTGGCGCAGGCGATGCAGCCCTCCGCCGGCAAAGCGGGGGTGACGCTCGTGCAACAGACCGATCCCGGGTTGCCGAACATCGAGGCGGACATCCCCCGGATGCGCGAGATCCTCGAGAACCTGGCAACCAATGCGATCCGCCACACGCCCGAAGGCGGAACCGTGCGGATCGGCTGCCGCCGCGATGCGGGGGGAACCCCCCGCCTGGAATTCCGGGTTGAAGACAACGGGCGCGGAATCCCCGCGGACCTGCTCCCGCACGTCTTCGACCGCTACGTCAAGTCGGTGGATTCGGGCGGGACGGGGCTCGGCCTGGCCATCGCCAAGCAGCTGGTGGAAGCGCACGGCGGCGAGATCCGGGCCGAAAGCGAGGAAGGCGAAGGTACGGCGATCCGGTTCTGGATGCCGGCATAAGGGCAGGCCTCCGGCGTTTTGGAATCATCGACCGAAACAGGGCGGCGCGTCCCCGTCCCGAACGCTATGGAAACCCCGTTTGCTCAGCCGCCCTTTCCCCCCATCCTCCCACACCCTTCGACCGCTCCATCCGGGGAAGGCGTTCCGGGATACACTCTCCCGGCTCCTCATCCGCTTGATAAGGATTCAAAACAGTGAATTACCGCCGCCTGAGGCGGCGGCTTCAGTATTGTCGCACCTGGAAGGTGCGCTCCTAACGGCTCTAGTCGAACAACCGTTTTTATGCAATCTCAGTTTCTTTTTCCTGTTTCTCTTTCCATTGGACGAATTTTCTTATCCTCTCTTCGTCCAATCCCACACTACTTACGCAGTCTCCCCTGCATAAATAGTCCCTCCTTCGGTCCGACCGCCATCCCACCCAACCCCTCCTGTCGGCGATGGAAAAACCACGGGACGAAAATCCCACCCTCCCCTTCCCTCCCGTCTTACGGGAGGGAAGGGGAGGGCCAGGGGAGAGGTTAGGTGGGATGTCGATGAATTTGTCAGCTCCGTGGGAAAACGAATTACTACCACGGTGGTACCTTTTCATGGCACACACTGCCATAGGCAGTAGTTTTGAGAGCTAATAAAATTCGTAACTGCTTCTCAGGTAGCTTATTTCGACTGAATAATCTCAGCATAACATCACCAGTGTTATATGGTTTGTCCGTCACCCCGGCGTGGCTCCCCCGCGCCCGCCCTCGGCATGCTCTATGCCGGGGGAAGCGGGGTTCGAATCCGGGGTCCAGTATTTATTGAAGATTTGCTGGATGCCGGCTAATTTCACCCCCGGAGAAGAACACGCCGAGGGCGGGCGCCGGCATGACGATCGCCAGCTGAGTAGTAACTTAAACTCTTCCTACGCCCCTTTTCGGCCGGGAAGCCTGTTCCGCTGGTTTTCCGTGAAATAATCCCGGAGCACGCCTTCCGGCTCGCTCTCCGGAGGAGCGGATGAGGCGGAAGAAAACGGATGCGGCCGGGGATTTTCCGCCGGATGGTTCGGACCGGACGCGGGCGGGAGCCGTTATAATTGCCCCCGACCGCAAATCCGATCGAATTAGGAACGAACCATGAATGCAAGTAAGCCGACGCACAGGAATTTGAGCCGGAAGCAATTCCTCCAACTGTCCGCCTTCGGAGCCGCCGGCTGGCTGACCTCTTGCCGGGCGGCGCCGTCCGCCCCGGCGGTCACGCCGACCCGGACCGTCCCGCCCGTCGATCCCGCGGCGGCGAAAACGGAAGCCGCGGCTCCACAATCCGCGGTCACCAGCCGCGTCGTCCACACCCGCGGCGCAGGGGTCTGGGACGGCGACGGGCTTTCCGGCGCGGTCGTGCGCCGGATGTTGGACGAATCGATCGTGCGCCTGACCGGCCAAACGACCGCGCGCGACGGCTGGGCCTCGCTGTTTACCGCGGACGACAAGGTCGCGATCAAGGTCAACGCCTTCTACAACAGCCTGATCTGGACCCACGTCCCGCTGGTGGCGGCGGTGACGGATTCCCTCCA
The genomic region above belongs to Anaerolineales bacterium and contains:
- a CDS encoding HAMP domain-containing histidine kinase → MNDRKRPFHDPPEWGGGVFHEPRRPHHHPFRHFPRPAWWPQDEPWPPEPPFGRRHRPPFRFRWGCLLSVVFLLSSAGCGSALLIALFRSVFPEELPRGVLLVPLVGFVLFAIILGGILSQIVSPLDEVMDAADRVAAGDYTTRLEEHGPPQMRTFTRSFNMMTGRLRAYDEQRKRLLADISHELRTPLTVLQGNLEGMLDNVYPRDEEHLALLLEETRILARLIEDLRTFSLAETGKLVLRKEPCDPARLVSDLAQAMQPSAGKAGVTLVQQTDPGLPNIEADIPRMREILENLATNAIRHTPEGGTVRIGCRRDAGGTPRLEFRVEDNGRGIPADLLPHVFDRYVKSVDSGGTGLGLAIAKQLVEAHGGEIRAESEEGEGTAIRFWMPA